CGATGATGGACCCCATCCTCGCGACCTTCACCGCGCGCGTGCGTCAGGTGAAGCTCAACGCGCCTGGCCTTCCCTTCCTGTCCAACGTCACGGGCACCTGGATTGAAGCGGCGCAGGCGACGGACCCGGGCTACTGGGCCACCCACCTGCGCCAGGGCGTGCGCTTCTCCGCGGGACTCCAGGAACTGTCCCGCAAGTGGCCGCAGGCGGCCCTGCTGGAGGTGGGCCCCGGCACGGTGCTCGCCACGCTGGCGAAGCAGCAGCCGGGCGCGGAAGCGCGCGTGATCATCTCCTCCACGCGCCACCCGCGTGAGCAGGCGCCGGACCTCCAGGTGCTCCTGGGCGCGCTGGGCCGGCTGTGGCTCAACGGCGTGACGGTGGACTGGAAGGGCTTCGCGGCCAACGAGCAGCGCCGCCGCGTCCCGCTGCCCACCTACCCCTTCCAGCGTGAGCGCTACTGGATCGACGCGAAGCCGCTGGGCGGTGGAGCCCGCGCGGACGCGCCCGCGTCGCTGACGAAGCGCCCGGACGTGGCGGACTGGTTCTACGCGCCGTCGTGGAAGCTGTCCCCGCTGCCCAAGGCGAAGGACGCGGCGGGCGCGGGCTGGCTGGTGCTCGCGGACGACACCGGCGTGGCGGAGGCCCTGGCCCCGAAGCTGAATGGGGATGTCTTCCGCGTCGTCCCCGGCGCACGCTTCGAGCAGCGCCCGGACGGCACGTTCACGGTGGATCCGGCGCGCCGCGAGGATTACTGCGCGGTGCTGGAAGCGCTGAAGAAGCAGGGCCGCGCGTTCTCCAACGTGGTGCACCTGTGGAGCCTGTCGCGTGAGTCGGCAGCGCAGGAGAAGGCGCTGGACCTGGGCTTCCACAGCCAGCTGTTCCTCGCCCGCGCCCTGGGCGACACGGGCCACATCGAGCCGCTCACCTGGTCCGTGGTGACCAGCCGCTCGGCTCGCGTGGAGCAGGCGGACGCGCAGCTGCCGGAGCAGGCCCTGCTGGTGGGCCCCACGCGCGTGCTGCCGCAGGAGTACCCGAACCTCGCGTGCCGCTTCGTGGACGTGGTGCCCGGCGACGCGGGCGCGGTGGCGAACCGGTTGGCCGCGGAGCTGGGCGCCGAACCGCGTGACGCGGTGGTGGCCCTGCGTGGCCGCCAGCGCTGGGTGCAGACCTTCGAGCCCGTGCGCCTGGAGGCGGCCGGCGCGGAGGTGCTGCGCGACGGCGGCGCGTACCTCATCACGGACGGCCTCACCGGCATCGGCCATGCGCTGGCGTCCGAGTTGGCGACGGTGCACCACGCGAAGCTGACGCTGGTGGAGACGGCGGACTTCCCCAGCCGCGGCCAGTGGACGGCGTGGGTGGAGAAGCACGGCGTGCAGGACGCGGTGTCCCGCCGCATCCAGCGCGCGCTGGCCCTGGAGCGCACGGGCGTGGAGATGCTGGTGCTGCCCGCGTCCCTCACCGACGTGGAGTCCATGCGCGGCGTGGTGGACGCGGCGGTGGCGCGCTTCGGCGGCATCGACGGCGTCATCCACGCGGCGGGAGGCATGCAGGGCGCCACGCTGGGCACCATCGCGGAGACGGGCCCGGACGAGTGCGCCTGGCACTTCCGCCCGCAGGTGCACGGCGTGCGCGTGCTGGAGCAGGTGCTCCCGAAGGAAGGCCCCGCGTTCTGTCTGCTCGTGTCGTCGCTGTCGTCCGTCCTGGGCGGCCTGGGACAGGTGGCGCAGGCCTCCGCCAGCGCCTTCATGGACGCGTTCGCCGAAGCGTGCACGGAGGGCTTCGCCTACCCGTGGCTGAGCGTGGACTGGGACGCGTGGCAGTTCGCGGACGCGCAGGCCATGGCGGAGCTGTCCCCCACGCTGGCCCAGTTCGCCATCCAGCCCGCGGAAGGTCTGGAGGCGCTGCGCCGCGCGCTGTCGCATGGCGAGAGTGGCCGGCTCGCGGTCTCCACCGGTGACCTGGCCGCGCGCCGCCGTCAGGGCCCGCGTCCCGCGAAGACGGTGAAGGGCAAGAAGGACGCGGCGAAGGGCAACAAGCACGCGCGCCCGTCCATCCTCACGCCGTACGCCGCGCCTCGCACGGAGCTGGAGAAGACCGTCGCGGGCATCTGGGAGCAGGTGCTGGGCATCGACGGCATCGGCATCAACGACAACTTCTTCGAGCTGGGCGGCCACTCGCTGCTGGCCACGCAGCTGCGCAACCACATCCACGCGGTGCTGAAGGTGGACCTGTCGCTGCGCGGCCTCTTCGAGACGCCCACCGTCGCGGGCGTCGCCGGGCGCGTGGAGCAGGAGCTGGGCAAGCGCGCGGCCTCCACGGAGAAGCCCATCGCGGAGCGCCTGCGCACCGCGTTCCCCACCGAGCGCCCCGCCCTGCTCACCGAGTACCTGCGCCACCACATCTCCGAAGGCCTGCGCATCCCGTTGGACAAGCTGCCCGCCGACGGCAGCCTCAAGGGCTACGACCTGCACGCGCTGGGCGCGGAGCTGGAGTACGACCTGCGGCAGGACTTCAAGTTCCAGCTCTACCCGCACGAGGTGCAGGCGCACCCGTCCATCCCGGAGCTGTCGAAGTACCTGCTGGTGGAGATGGACCGGCTCCAGGACCCGCAGCGCTTCGCGGAGAACAAGCCGCTGTCCGCGTACCCGCTGAAGCCCTACCGCGCCCAGACGTCCGGCGCGCAGCGCACCAACACGGCGAAGAAGAACCCGCCCATGGTGTTCGTGCACTCCAGCCCGCGCGCGGGCTCCACGCTGTTCCGCGTGATGCTCGCGGGCCACCCGCGGCTGTTCTGCCCGCCGGAAGTGAACCTGCTCTTCTTCGAGGGCATGCGCGAGTGGCGCGAGAACATCGGCTTCGGCTCCGAGATGGAGTGGACCACGGGCGGCCTGCAGTGGGCGCTCATGGAGCTGGAGAAGCTGGACTCGCCCGCCGGCGCCGCGCTGGTGGACCGGCTCGTTGCTGACGACGTGTCCGCGCAGGACGTCTACCGCCGCCTCCAGGAGAAGTCGTCGCCCCGGCTGCTCGTGGACAAGACGCCCACGTACGCCATGGACGTGGAGACGCTGGAGCGCGCGGAGCGGATGTTCGAGGGCAACAAGTACATCTACCTCTACCGCCACCCGCTCCCGGTGATGGAGTCCATCCTCCGGATGCGCTTCGACCGCCTCTTCGCCGCCGGCCTCTTCGGTGACGCGGACGTGGACCCCTACGTGGTGGCGGAGACGGTGTGGGCTCTGTCCAACCGGAACCTGCTCCACTTCTTCGACGGCATCGGGAAGGACCGCTGCCACTGGGTGCGCTACGAGGACCTGGTCGCGGACCCCACGAAGGTGATGACCGGCGTGGCCCACTTCCTGGGGCTCGAGTTCGACGAGCGCATGGTCCAGCCGTACGACGGCAAGAAGGACCGCATGATGGGCGGCCTGGGCGACCCGAACATCCTCCAGCACCAGGGCATCGAGAAGAAGATGGGCGAGTCCTGGAAGCGCATCAAGTGGCCCCGCCCCTTCGACGCCACCACCCACGCCGTCATCGAGCGGCTGGGCTACTCCGTGGAGGGCGCCACGCCCACGCAGCCCCTGGTGGCCGCGCAGCCGGTGGCCACGCCCGCCGCGAAGCAGAAGGTCACGGCGGCCGAGGCGGAGAAGCTGCTGGAGAACATGGACCAACTGTCGGACGAACAGGTGGCGGAGCTGCTCGCGGTGCTGGAAGACGCGGGCGGCGGTGACGGTGGTGACAGCAGCAGCAGCGAGGACGCGGCCTGAACATGACGCCCGAAGAGAAGCGAGCACGCCTGGCGCAGCTCCTGAAGGACAAGTCGCGCCCTGCCTCGAAGCAGGCGCCCCTGTCCTTCGCGCAGGAGCGGATGTGGTTCCTGGACAAGTGGAGCCCCGGCAGCGCGGCCTTCCACATGCCCACCGCGGTGCGCCTGACGGGCACCGTTGACACGGACGCGCTGCGCCGCGCCCTGGCCCTGCTGGTGGAGCGGCACGACACGCTGCGCACCACCTTCCAGGAGCGTGAGGGCGGCGCCGCGCAGGTCATCGCCGCCACGGGCGAGGTGCCGCTGGAGGTGATGGACCTCCAAGGGCTGCCGGTGACGGAGCGTGAGGCCGAAGCCCAGCGGCGCGTGGTGACACTCGCGCAGCAGCCGTTCAGCCTGGAGCAGGGGCCGCTGTTGCGCGCGGTGCTGATGCTCCTGGGCAACGGGGAGCAGGTGCTGCTGATTGATCAGCACCACATCGTCTCCGACGGCTGGTCCATGGGCGTGCTCGTGCACGAACTGGCCGTGCTCTATCGAGCCTGCCTGGAGGGCCAGCCCTCTCCGCTCAAGCCCCTGCCGCTCCAGTACGCGGACTGGGCGGCGTGGCAGAAGGAGTGGCTCCAGGGCGCGGAGCTGGAGCGCCAGCTCACCTACTGGAAGAACCGCCTCAACCCGAACGCGCTGCTGGAGCTGCCGCAGGACAAGCCGCGTCCGGCGCTGATGAGCTCCAAGGGCGAGCGGCAGGTGATGCACCTGTCCCCCGCGC
The sequence above is drawn from the Corallococcus sp. NCRR genome and encodes:
- a CDS encoding type I polyketide synthase — protein: MSAESNIDAQAIAIVGMAGRFPGAPDLDSFWKNLRDGVESIQPVPDAELEKLGVDPVLRKDPRHVKASAALAGMELFDAGFFGFTPREAELMDPQHRVFLECAWEALEKAGHTPEGFDGSVGVFAGAATNTYLVFHLVPNFDQLSGMDQVQVDVNNGGDFLATRVAYKLNLRGPSYSITSACSTSLVATHAACQSLLNEECDLALAGGVSVHVKHPEGYPFVPGGIVSPDGHCRAFDAKAEGTVFGSGVGVVVLKRLADAIEDGDHIHAIIKGSAINNDGALKVGFTAPSVEGQATVITEALGAAGVAPETIGYLEAHGTGTKMGDPIEVRALNKAFKFRSAAAKANPPKIPVGSLKSNIGHLANAAGVSSLIKAVMTLENRQIPPSLHVTEVNPEIPFAGGPFFVNSKLTDWQANPKHPRRAGVSSFGVGGTNAHVVLEEAPALPPSGASRPAQLVVLSAKSDAALDAATKNLAAHLKAHPAQALADVAFTLQTGRQAMAKRRVLVCRDRDDALAALEVENSPRQWTHAPDVHERPVAFLFPGQGSQYVGMARDLYASEPTFKRHLDACADKLTPHLGLDLRTVLFPEASKAEAATQALTRTELTQPALFAVEYALAKLWMAWGVKPSAMLGHSIGEYVAACLAGVFSLDDALALVAARGKLMQGLPSGAMLSAKLEESALKPLLPANVSVAAVNAPGFTVVAGPTDAVDALQAKLEAQGVEVSRLHTSHAFHSAMMDPILATFTARVRQVKLNAPGLPFLSNVTGTWIEAAQATDPGYWATHLRQGVRFSAGLQELSRKWPQAALLEVGPGTVLATLAKQQPGAEARVIISSTRHPREQAPDLQVLLGALGRLWLNGVTVDWKGFAANEQRRRVPLPTYPFQRERYWIDAKPLGGGARADAPASLTKRPDVADWFYAPSWKLSPLPKAKDAAGAGWLVLADDTGVAEALAPKLNGDVFRVVPGARFEQRPDGTFTVDPARREDYCAVLEALKKQGRAFSNVVHLWSLSRESAAQEKALDLGFHSQLFLARALGDTGHIEPLTWSVVTSRSARVEQADAQLPEQALLVGPTRVLPQEYPNLACRFVDVVPGDAGAVANRLAAELGAEPRDAVVALRGRQRWVQTFEPVRLEAAGAEVLRDGGAYLITDGLTGIGHALASELATVHHAKLTLVETADFPSRGQWTAWVEKHGVQDAVSRRIQRALALERTGVEMLVLPASLTDVESMRGVVDAAVARFGGIDGVIHAAGGMQGATLGTIAETGPDECAWHFRPQVHGVRVLEQVLPKEGPAFCLLVSSLSSVLGGLGQVAQASASAFMDAFAEACTEGFAYPWLSVDWDAWQFADAQAMAELSPTLAQFAIQPAEGLEALRRALSHGESGRLAVSTGDLAARRRQGPRPAKTVKGKKDAAKGNKHARPSILTPYAAPRTELEKTVAGIWEQVLGIDGIGINDNFFELGGHSLLATQLRNHIHAVLKVDLSLRGLFETPTVAGVAGRVEQELGKRAASTEKPIAERLRTAFPTERPALLTEYLRHHISEGLRIPLDKLPADGSLKGYDLHALGAELEYDLRQDFKFQLYPHEVQAHPSIPELSKYLLVEMDRLQDPQRFAENKPLSAYPLKPYRAQTSGAQRTNTAKKNPPMVFVHSSPRAGSTLFRVMLAGHPRLFCPPEVNLLFFEGMREWRENIGFGSEMEWTTGGLQWALMELEKLDSPAGAALVDRLVADDVSAQDVYRRLQEKSSPRLLVDKTPTYAMDVETLERAERMFEGNKYIYLYRHPLPVMESILRMRFDRLFAAGLFGDADVDPYVVAETVWALSNRNLLHFFDGIGKDRCHWVRYEDLVADPTKVMTGVAHFLGLEFDERMVQPYDGKKDRMMGGLGDPNILQHQGIEKKMGESWKRIKWPRPFDATTHAVIERLGYSVEGATPTQPLVAAQPVATPAAKQKVTAAEAEKLLENMDQLSDEQVAELLAVLEDAGGGDGGDSSSSEDAA